One genomic window of Evansella cellulosilytica DSM 2522 includes the following:
- a CDS encoding glycosyl hydrolase, with the protein MTKRGLPLMMIFIMLFSLLQPGIITDANSDVTNVGNGSYSNVFPNIDHGSFDDPGYAGQQGEPPSTIYRTENVTGPMQTNTWWSSLAADPFSMTQFPHPFSIKHGADGFNVFYNSPNQTVVHGDAGSGLWHIVGAMGTDFKIGHSGTSTFQQALVDDYNDWYVRGVLENGNNKMYTTYGVGSPYIFVEYEGGSAEINFPNTPNIWENRGNVLGFSTHDNKHYAAFAPDGYDWSGVGTQKLENSSNAITVAKLPDANSSTLDKFEEYAFSFVRDAQANYSYNEDTGIVTTTFEVTTEPIEEGAPDGTIFALLPHQHRHLAEASRDQLLTGYSFYLLQGDMLALEGKSFQTELTYTGVLPSLPDAGDYDREVLKGYLQDAREHTPTGQDTYELGKYLGKIATLAPIADQMGEVELAEEFRDELKSILEDWLVATDSEGNIKTENVLYYNDNWGTMLGYHAAHGSATRISDHHFHYGYFVKAAAEIARTDSEWASESEWGGMIDILIRDYAGGRDDEMFPYIRMFDPYSGHSWADGLSTFDAGNNQESSSEAMHAWTNTILWAEATGDTELRDRAIYLYTTEMSAINEYFFDVHQENFPDAYTPEIVTIKWGGKMDHATWWNSGIVEKYGINWLPFHGGSLYLGHHPEYVERAYAELLNRNGSTDWNWWSNMVWMYRALTNPTDALNQMNASIDDYTSFNPGDETIIERGSTKAQTYHWIHNLNVLGRVNPNVTADHTTYAVFDKDGVRSYVVYNFTDTEVEVSFSDGMTMTAGANDFTIDYGEGLSFPEDPVDPVDPGEPGDGDDGNGDDNGVAPPQPGDGHVHEDYEAGARKTGDNEAQIWFTPETDAQYVDVHYSINSGNKAGYRMTKDNMTWTQNITGLSEGDVIEYHFIYEKNGPQYQSESYQFTFTENEIDPDPVDPGEPGDGDDNGESPSQPGDDHVHEDYEAGARKTGDSQAQIWFTPETDAQYVDVHYSINAGNKSGYRMTKDNNTWTQNITGLSEGDVINYHFIYEKNGPQYESEHYQFTFKEASEQPDPVDPIVPDAPTSLEAYEKTTSTVTLTWEAVNGADGYEVLRDGIVVHTTPETTFTDIGLDENTTYEYTVRAYNEAGSSEESVPLVATTDKKAETPGDGEPGDGQDPEAIEVESGVETSVSANQVVKLQGGKATIKMSENLPDGATISIESVEEPAPNVNHTKAGQVIKVNLQGAEGAEGFDLELSYDEGYEEVAIFYYNETTEEWERIGGVMNQETNTISVTVDHFSTYGVFASESGDGQDPDPVDPGEPGDGEDPDPSDPSDPGDSEELQQRINELQALIEQLNTRISELENNNEILELEMRVAQLEGQLNALKAQFSDIEEYVSNLETLINNLKEEIAALKAQFSDFETPEAPKTDDDSSEEDENGTDGDVDSEEASKDSSKDGDELPNTATNLFNYLVIGMLLLIIGAVTFFTRKKQVFNN; encoded by the coding sequence ATGACTAAACGTGGATTACCGTTAATGATGATTTTTATTATGTTATTTTCTTTACTACAGCCAGGGATAATCACAGATGCTAATTCAGATGTAACAAATGTCGGTAACGGCAGCTATTCAAATGTTTTCCCAAATATTGATCATGGAAGCTTTGATGATCCAGGCTATGCAGGGCAGCAAGGTGAACCTCCGAGTACGATATATCGTACTGAAAATGTAACAGGACCAATGCAAACGAATACTTGGTGGAGCTCTTTAGCAGCGGATCCATTTTCCATGACACAATTTCCCCATCCTTTTAGTATCAAACATGGTGCAGATGGGTTTAATGTTTTTTACAATTCTCCAAATCAAACAGTTGTTCACGGAGATGCGGGGTCAGGACTATGGCATATCGTAGGTGCTATGGGAACTGATTTTAAGATTGGGCATTCAGGGACAAGCACCTTTCAACAAGCGCTTGTAGATGATTATAATGATTGGTATGTGCGCGGTGTTTTAGAAAATGGTAATAATAAGATGTATACGACTTATGGTGTAGGCTCTCCGTATATTTTTGTTGAATATGAAGGGGGCAGTGCAGAGATAAACTTCCCAAATACGCCAAATATATGGGAAAACCGTGGTAATGTGCTTGGTTTTTCTACACATGACAATAAACATTATGCTGCATTTGCTCCTGATGGATATGATTGGTCAGGTGTTGGAACGCAGAAGCTAGAAAACAGTTCCAATGCGATTACAGTTGCAAAACTACCAGATGCAAATAGTAGCACATTAGATAAATTTGAGGAATATGCGTTTTCATTTGTGAGAGATGCACAAGCGAATTATTCCTATAATGAAGATACGGGTATCGTAACGACAACATTTGAGGTAACTACCGAACCAATCGAAGAAGGGGCGCCAGACGGAACGATATTTGCATTGTTGCCTCATCAACATAGACACTTAGCTGAAGCTTCAAGAGATCAGCTTTTAACAGGGTATAGCTTTTATTTACTCCAAGGAGACATGCTTGCACTAGAAGGGAAAAGCTTTCAAACAGAATTAACGTATACTGGTGTACTTCCTAGTCTTCCAGATGCAGGAGATTATGATAGAGAAGTGTTGAAAGGATATCTTCAGGATGCGAGAGAACACACTCCTACTGGACAAGACACGTATGAGTTAGGGAAATATTTAGGGAAGATTGCAACGTTAGCCCCTATTGCTGATCAGATGGGCGAAGTAGAATTAGCAGAAGAATTTAGAGATGAGTTAAAAAGTATACTAGAAGATTGGCTAGTTGCGACAGATTCAGAAGGCAATATTAAGACTGAGAATGTCTTATATTATAATGATAACTGGGGAACGATGCTTGGTTACCACGCTGCCCATGGATCCGCGACACGAATTAGTGACCACCACTTTCATTATGGCTACTTTGTAAAGGCTGCTGCTGAAATTGCACGGACTGATTCAGAGTGGGCAAGTGAATCGGAGTGGGGTGGAATGATAGATATATTGATCCGAGACTATGCTGGTGGTCGAGATGATGAGATGTTCCCTTATATTAGAATGTTTGATCCTTATTCTGGCCATTCGTGGGCAGATGGACTTTCCACATTCGATGCAGGGAATAACCAAGAATCATCATCCGAAGCGATGCATGCTTGGACAAATACGATTTTGTGGGCAGAGGCTACTGGTGATACAGAGCTTCGCGATCGCGCAATTTATCTATACACAACTGAAATGAGTGCCATCAATGAATATTTTTTCGATGTGCATCAAGAGAATTTTCCTGATGCCTATACTCCAGAAATCGTAACGATTAAATGGGGCGGAAAAATGGATCATGCCACTTGGTGGAATTCAGGTATTGTTGAAAAATATGGAATTAACTGGTTACCATTCCATGGTGGATCGTTGTACTTAGGGCACCATCCAGAGTATGTAGAAAGAGCTTATGCTGAGCTACTTAACAGAAATGGATCGACTGATTGGAACTGGTGGTCAAACATGGTTTGGATGTATAGGGCGTTAACGAATCCTACTGATGCTTTGAACCAAATGAATGCCTCAATAGATGATTATACGAGCTTTAATCCTGGTGATGAAACGATTATTGAAAGAGGTAGTACAAAAGCGCAAACATATCATTGGATTCATAATTTAAATGTACTAGGACGAGTGAATCCAAATGTTACAGCTGACCATACTACTTATGCCGTTTTTGATAAGGATGGAGTAAGAAGCTATGTTGTATATAACTTTACTGATACTGAAGTTGAAGTTAGCTTTTCTGATGGCATGACGATGACGGCAGGAGCAAATGACTTTACTATTGACTATGGTGAAGGTCTTTCCTTCCCAGAAGACCCGGTTGACCCAGTTGACCCAGGTGAACCTGGAGATGGTGATGACGGCAATGGTGATGATAATGGAGTAGCACCGCCTCAACCAGGTGATGGTCACGTACACGAAGATTATGAGGCTGGAGCTAGAAAAACAGGAGATAATGAAGCGCAAATTTGGTTTACGCCTGAAACAGATGCACAATATGTCGATGTCCATTATTCTATAAACTCAGGTAATAAAGCAGGGTATCGTATGACAAAGGATAATATGACATGGACTCAAAATATCACTGGTTTAAGTGAAGGGGATGTCATTGAATATCACTTTATCTATGAAAAAAATGGACCGCAATATCAATCAGAAAGCTATCAATTTACATTTACTGAAAATGAGATCGATCCAGATCCAGTAGATCCAGGTGAACCGGGAGATGGAGACGATAATGGGGAATCACCATCACAACCAGGTGATGATCACGTACACGAAGATTATGAAGCAGGAGCTAGAAAAACAGGAGATAGTCAAGCACAAATTTGGTTTACGCCTGAAACAGATGCGCAATATGTCGATGTCCATTATTCTATAAACGCTGGTAATAAATCAGGGTATCGTATGACAAAGGATAATAATACATGGACTCAAAATATCACTGGTTTAAGTGAAGGGGATGTCATAAACTATCATTTTATATATGAAAAAAATGGTCCCCAATACGAATCAGAACACTATCAATTTACTTTTAAAGAAGCCAGTGAGCAACCAGACCCAGTAGACCCAATTGTACCGGATGCTCCGACTAGTCTAGAGGCTTATGAAAAAACAACGTCTACTGTTACGTTAACATGGGAAGCGGTTAATGGAGCAGATGGATATGAGGTATTACGTGATGGTATTGTTGTTCACACAACACCAGAAACTACTTTTACAGACATTGGTCTTGATGAGAACACGACATATGAGTACACTGTGCGTGCATATAACGAAGCTGGATCTTCTGAAGAAAGTGTACCATTAGTGGCTACGACGGATAAGAAAGCAGAAACCCCAGGTGATGGTGAACCAGGAGACGGTCAAGATCCAGAAGCTATAGAAGTAGAGAGCGGAGTAGAAACGTCTGTTTCAGCTAATCAAGTAGTGAAATTACAAGGTGGTAAAGCAACTATTAAGATGTCAGAGAACTTACCAGACGGGGCTACGATTTCAATAGAATCAGTGGAAGAACCAGCACCAAATGTAAATCATACGAAAGCAGGACAGGTAATCAAGGTTAATCTTCAAGGAGCAGAAGGTGCAGAAGGATTTGATCTAGAGTTGTCCTACGATGAAGGGTATGAGGAAGTAGCGATTTTCTACTATAATGAAACAACAGAGGAATGGGAGAGAATTGGTGGTGTAATGAATCAAGAAACAAACACTATTAGTGTAACAGTCGACCACTTCTCGACATACGGTGTGTTTGCTTCGGAATCAGGAGACGGGCAAGACCCAGATCCAGTAGATCCAGGTGAACCAGGAGATGGAGAAGATCCAGATCCGTCAGATCCATCAGACCCAGGTGATTCTGAAGAATTGCAACAAAGAATTAATGAATTGCAAGCATTAATTGAACAACTTAATACTAGAATTTCAGAGTTAGAGAATAATAATGAGATTTTAGAGTTAGAAATGAGAGTTGCACAATTAGAAGGACAATTAAATGCTCTTAAAGCACAATTTAGTGACATTGAAGAGTATGTTTCTAACTTAGAAACGCTTATCAATAATCTAAAAGAAGAAATCGCAGCTTTAAAAGCGCAATTCTCTGATTTTGAAACACCAGAAGCACCAAAAACGGATGACGATAGTAGCGAAGAAGATGAAAATGGAACTGATGGAGACGTTGATTCAGAAGAAGCTTCTAAAGATTCCTCGAAAGATGGAGACGAGCTTCCTAACACTGCTACTAACCTATTTAACTATTTAGTAATTGGTATGTTATTACTAATAATTGGTGCAGTGACATTCTTTACTAGAAAGAAGCAAGTTTTTAATAATTAA